A genomic stretch from Spongiibacter nanhainus includes:
- a CDS encoding OsmC family protein, giving the protein MKATVKWVDDAMFLGESGSGHAVVMDGPPDHGGRNMGPRPMEMLLLGMGGCASFDVMSMLKKSRQQVSDCRCEMEAERVDAVPAVFEKIHLRFVVTGTKLKEAHVKRAVELSAEKYCSASIMMEKAGVVVSHSYEIVEAE; this is encoded by the coding sequence ATGAAGGCAACCGTTAAGTGGGTCGACGACGCAATGTTTCTGGGGGAATCCGGCAGCGGTCACGCTGTGGTAATGGATGGCCCCCCGGATCACGGTGGCCGCAATATGGGGCCGCGTCCCATGGAAATGCTGCTGTTGGGTATGGGCGGTTGTGCCTCATTTGACGTAATGAGTATGCTGAAAAAATCCCGCCAGCAAGTCAGTGACTGCCGCTGCGAAATGGAAGCCGAGCGGGTCGATGCGGTGCCGGCGGTATTCGAGAAAATCCACCTGCGCTTTGTGGTGACCGGCACTAAACTGAAAGAGGCTCATGTTAAGCGGGCGGTGGAATTGTCGGCGGAAAAATACTGCTCGGCCTCTATTATGATGGAAAAGGCCGGAGTGGTGGTCAGCCACAGCTACGAGATCGTAGAGGCAGAATAG
- the crp gene encoding cAMP-activated global transcriptional regulator CRP, with amino-acid sequence MYSQPKPDIPNLDDFLSHCHRRRYPAKSTLIHAGDDSDALYYIISGSVAVIIEDDDGREMIVAYLNKGDFFGEMGVFDDDLPPSRSAWVKSRSECEVAEISYSKFHELRHRYPDVLLAMGRQMAKRLRLTTRKVSDLAFLDVAGRVAHTLLDLCKQPDAMTHPDGMQIKITRQEIGRNVGCSREMVGRVLKSLEEQGLVQVKGKTMVVYGTR; translated from the coding sequence GTGTATAGCCAACCGAAACCCGATATACCCAACCTGGATGACTTTCTCAGTCACTGCCACCGACGCCGCTACCCTGCCAAAAGCACACTGATCCACGCCGGCGACGACAGCGACGCTCTCTACTACATTATCAGCGGCTCGGTCGCCGTCATCATCGAAGATGACGACGGCCGGGAAATGATTGTGGCCTACCTCAATAAAGGTGACTTTTTTGGCGAGATGGGGGTGTTCGACGACGACCTGCCACCCAGCCGCAGTGCCTGGGTAAAGAGCCGCAGCGAGTGTGAAGTGGCGGAAATCAGCTACAGCAAATTTCACGAATTGCGCCACCGCTACCCCGATGTACTATTGGCAATGGGCCGGCAAATGGCCAAACGGCTGCGACTGACCACCCGCAAAGTCAGCGACCTGGCGTTTTTGGACGTGGCCGGTCGAGTCGCCCACACCCTCCTCGACCTGTGCAAACAGCCCGACGCTATGACCCACCCCGATGGCATGCAAATCAAGATTACCCGCCAGGAAATAGGCCGCAATGTGGGCTGCTCCCGGGAGATGGTAGGACGGGTGCTGAAGTCCTTGGAGGAACAGGGTTTGGTGCAGGTCAAAGGTAAAACCATGGTGGTGTACGGCACCCGCTAG
- a CDS encoding VOC family protein yields the protein MQRPPKHGGMRHIALFVENFDETLRFYNDWLGMEIEWQPDEDNIYLCSGADNLAIHRYSGRERPTSVQRLDHLGFILRQAEDVDAWYEFLKDKGVDIKAEPKTHRDGARSFYCLDPDGNLVQLIHHPPIADKV from the coding sequence GTGCAACGTCCCCCCAAACACGGTGGTATGAGGCATATCGCACTGTTTGTCGAAAACTTCGACGAGACACTACGGTTTTATAACGATTGGCTGGGCATGGAGATCGAATGGCAGCCGGACGAGGACAATATTTATCTGTGCTCGGGCGCTGACAACCTGGCCATTCACCGCTACTCGGGCCGCGAGCGGCCGACCTCGGTTCAGCGCTTGGACCATCTCGGTTTTATCTTGCGTCAGGCGGAAGATGTGGATGCCTGGTATGAGTTCCTGAAGGACAAGGGTGTCGATATCAAGGCCGAGCCCAAAACCCATCGGGACGGCGCCCGCAGCTTCTACTGCCTGGACCCCGACGGCAATTTGGTGCAGCTAATTCACCACCCGCCTATCGCTGACAAGGTCTGA
- the trpD gene encoding anthranilate phosphoribosyltransferase, with protein MTIQQALGKVIQQLDLSTEEMASVMRAIMTGQCSDAQIGGFLVALRMKSESLDEIEGAARVMRELATPVDIAGVANAVDIVGTGGDGANLFNVSSAASFVVAAAGGHVAKHGNRSVSSKSGSADLLEAAGIKLDLTSEQVARCIREVGLGFMFAVNHHSAMKHAIGPRKELAQRTIFNILGPLTNPAGVENLLLGVFNGELCRPLAEVLKRLGARHVMVVHSSDGLDEISLAAPTQVAELLNGEIREYTLRPEDVGLKSQTLIGLDVSDSVASLALIRDAFGDRATEAAAKAADMIALNAGAALYVAGVTSDLKAGVALAEDAIHGGRAREKMTELAAFSQGL; from the coding sequence ATAACCATCCAGCAGGCGCTGGGCAAAGTGATTCAGCAGCTGGACCTGAGCACCGAGGAAATGGCGTCGGTGATGCGAGCTATCATGACGGGGCAGTGCAGCGATGCCCAGATCGGCGGCTTTCTAGTGGCACTGCGAATGAAAAGCGAAAGCCTCGACGAGATTGAGGGCGCGGCCCGGGTGATGCGGGAGCTGGCCACGCCAGTAGATATTGCCGGCGTCGCTAACGCGGTGGATATCGTCGGCACCGGCGGTGATGGCGCTAATCTGTTCAATGTGTCCTCGGCGGCCAGTTTTGTGGTGGCGGCGGCGGGCGGCCACGTCGCCAAGCACGGCAACCGTTCGGTGTCCTCCAAGAGCGGCAGTGCTGACTTGCTGGAAGCGGCGGGGATTAAGCTGGATCTGACGTCGGAGCAGGTGGCGCGTTGCATCCGCGAAGTGGGTCTCGGTTTTATGTTTGCCGTCAATCACCACAGTGCCATGAAGCATGCCATTGGCCCCCGCAAAGAGCTGGCGCAGCGCACCATTTTCAATATTCTCGGCCCGCTAACCAATCCCGCTGGCGTTGAGAACCTGTTGCTGGGGGTGTTTAACGGCGAGCTGTGCCGGCCTTTGGCAGAAGTGCTCAAACGGCTCGGTGCTCGGCACGTGATGGTGGTCCACTCCAGTGACGGTCTCGACGAGATCAGCCTGGCGGCGCCCACCCAGGTTGCCGAGTTGCTAAATGGTGAAATTCGCGAGTACACCCTTCGCCCAGAGGACGTCGGCTTAAAGAGTCAGACCTTGATCGGGCTGGACGTCAGCGACAGTGTGGCTTCTTTGGCTTTGATCCGCGATGCCTTCGGTGACCGCGCCACCGAGGCCGCTGCTAAAGCCGCCGATATGATTGCCCTCAATGCCGGCGCCGCGCTCTACGTCGCGGGTGTTACTAGTGATTTAAAAGCCGGCGTGGCACTGGCAGAAGACGCCATCCACGGCGGCCGTGCCCGAGAGAAAATGACCGAGCTGGCAGCCTTTAGCCAAGGGCTGTGA
- a CDS encoding Trp family transcriptional regulator → MKTPDDNSSTRQSDEAHYRQELLAHLLRAKNSQQLDALLSDLLTPSEISEISKRLQIFKLLEAGLPQRQIADQLGVGIATVTRGSRALKRQSSQ, encoded by the coding sequence ATGAAAACGCCCGATGACAACAGCTCTACACGTCAAAGCGACGAAGCCCATTATCGCCAGGAGTTACTGGCGCATTTGTTGCGCGCCAAAAACAGCCAACAGTTGGATGCTTTGCTCAGTGATTTGCTGACGCCCTCGGAGATCAGCGAGATCAGCAAACGTCTGCAAATTTTCAAACTGCTGGAAGCCGGCCTGCCCCAGCGACAAATAGCCGACCAACTGGGCGTCGGTATAGCCACGGTCACCCGCGGTTCCCGAGCCCTCAAACGACAGTCTTCACAATAA
- the trpC gene encoding indole-3-glycerol phosphate synthase TrpC — protein sequence MSLPTVLTRIIDRKHEEVAERSAAQPLAVLKHQAAEADAPRGFVDAMAAKLAAGQSAVIAEIKKASPSKGVIREDFHPAEIARSYQRGGAACLSVLTDADFFQGSEAYLQAARAACSLPVIRKDFIVDPYQVWEARAIGADCILLIAAALDDGAMSELNALAQELGMDVLIEVHNAEELARTLPLGNRLIGINNRNLHNFETSLETTYSLLDQIGPEHIVVTESGIHSAEDVAAMRQHRVNAFLVGEAFMRADDPGQKLAELFA from the coding sequence ATGTCCTTACCCACGGTGTTAACCCGCATCATAGATCGCAAGCACGAGGAGGTGGCCGAGCGTTCAGCCGCACAGCCCTTGGCGGTGCTTAAGCATCAGGCGGCCGAGGCGGATGCACCGCGGGGTTTTGTCGATGCGATGGCGGCCAAATTGGCGGCGGGGCAATCCGCAGTGATCGCCGAAATCAAAAAGGCCTCACCCTCCAAGGGCGTGATACGGGAAGACTTTCACCCTGCAGAGATTGCGCGAAGCTACCAGCGCGGTGGTGCGGCCTGCTTGTCGGTGCTGACCGATGCCGATTTCTTTCAGGGCAGTGAGGCCTATTTGCAAGCGGCCCGGGCGGCTTGCTCACTGCCGGTGATCCGCAAGGATTTTATTGTCGATCCCTATCAGGTGTGGGAGGCCAGGGCCATTGGTGCGGACTGCATTTTATTGATTGCTGCGGCACTGGACGATGGCGCGATGAGTGAGCTTAATGCACTGGCCCAGGAGTTGGGCATGGATGTATTGATTGAAGTTCACAATGCGGAGGAGTTGGCGCGGACACTGCCTTTGGGCAACCGGCTGATAGGTATTAATAATCGCAACCTGCATAACTTTGAAACCAGCCTGGAGACCACCTACTCGCTGCTGGATCAGATTGGCCCGGAGCATATTGTGGTCACCGAAAGCGGCATCCACAGTGCCGAGGACGTCGCTGCAATGCGCCAGCACAGGGTCAACGCATTCTTGGTGGGGGAGGCCTTTATGCGGGCCGACGACCCCGGCCAGAAATTAGCCGAGTTATTCGCGTAG
- the coq7 gene encoding 2-polyprenyl-3-methyl-6-methoxy-1,4-benzoquinone monooxygenase produces the protein MARAYSLLDRALMGADRGLKTLTRGSSTASRLRPAGDNPSGALNSDQRRHAAGLMRINHTGEVCAQALYQGQALTARNSSVKAAMAEAADEEIDHLAWCESRLKELGSHTSRLNPLFYAGSFAIGAAAGAISDRVSLGFVAATEDQVCEHLKAHLQTLPEDDRDSRAILEQMLEDEARHASKAIESGGQRFSPPIKSAMTLMSKVMTKTTYHL, from the coding sequence ATGGCGAGAGCATATTCACTACTGGACCGTGCCCTGATGGGCGCCGATCGCGGCCTTAAAACCTTGACCCGAGGCAGCAGCACGGCGAGTCGCCTGCGCCCCGCCGGAGACAACCCGTCCGGGGCCCTGAATTCAGACCAGCGCCGCCACGCCGCAGGCCTCATGCGGATAAACCACACCGGCGAAGTCTGTGCCCAAGCCCTCTACCAAGGCCAGGCCTTAACAGCCCGCAACAGCAGTGTAAAAGCGGCGATGGCGGAAGCCGCCGACGAGGAAATCGATCACCTGGCCTGGTGTGAAAGCCGATTAAAGGAACTAGGCAGCCATACCAGTCGACTCAACCCTCTTTTTTATGCCGGCTCCTTTGCTATCGGTGCAGCGGCCGGTGCGATTAGCGATCGGGTTAGCCTGGGTTTTGTGGCCGCCACGGAAGATCAGGTTTGCGAGCACCTCAAGGCCCATCTGCAAACCCTACCTGAGGACGACCGCGATTCCCGAGCGATACTGGAGCAAATGTTGGAAGACGAAGCCCGTCACGCCAGCAAGGCGATTGAGTCCGGCGGCCAGCGTTTTTCACCGCCGATCAAATCGGCAATGACCTTGATGTCCAAGGTCATGACAAAAACCACTTACCACCTGTAG
- a CDS encoding anthranilate synthase component II, which yields MLLMIDNYDSFTYNVVRYLAELGAEVEVVHNDALTVAQMRELAPSHLVISPGPCTPNEAGNSVAAIREFAGRIPILGVCLGHQCIAQVFGGKVVRARRVMHGKTSTIHHLGGGVFNGLPQPFAATRYHSLVAEWESLPDCLEATAWTVDQHGKPDEIMGLRHRQFDVEGVQFHPESVLSEQGHALLKNFLERK from the coding sequence ATGCTGTTGATGATCGATAACTACGATTCCTTTACCTACAACGTGGTGCGTTACCTGGCGGAACTGGGCGCCGAGGTTGAGGTAGTGCACAATGACGCCCTCACGGTGGCCCAGATGCGTGAACTGGCGCCCAGCCACCTGGTGATATCGCCCGGGCCTTGCACGCCCAATGAGGCCGGTAACTCGGTGGCGGCAATTCGCGAGTTCGCGGGTAGGATACCCATATTGGGTGTGTGCCTCGGTCATCAGTGTATCGCCCAGGTTTTTGGTGGCAAGGTGGTTCGGGCGCGTCGGGTTATGCACGGTAAGACCTCCACTATTCACCACCTGGGTGGGGGAGTGTTTAACGGGCTGCCGCAGCCCTTCGCTGCCACCCGTTATCATTCGCTAGTGGCGGAGTGGGAGAGTTTGCCGGATTGCCTGGAGGCAACCGCCTGGACAGTGGACCAACACGGTAAGCCCGACGAAATCATGGGCCTGCGACATCGCCAATTCGATGTGGAAGGCGTGCAGTTCCATCCCGAGTCAGTGCTGTCCGAACAAGGGCACGCGCTGCTAAAGAATTTTCTGGAGCGCAAGTAA